The sequence ttgttttttgttttattttttacccaCCTGGCGTCGAGGAGAATGGGGTCCAGAGGCGGGTACATGGAACGCACCACGTCGTCCACCCTGTTCAAACGCAAGGACGTCACTTAACCAGCAGGGTAGCAACAAGAGCATTGATGGCTTTACCTGGGGCTGATACGTTTAGCCACCGTGATGATATCACTCAGGCTGGCCGGGGCTTTGACCTTTGCCCCTGAGCCCATCGTCATGGCGACAAGCTTCTCGGTCAAAGTGTGGCAGATCTATGACAAAATCATTTTCTTAGCATGGATTCATCACACAAGACAAACTAACAAGCTGAGATACCTTCAAAATGGAGATGCAGTGAGAGACCAAACCGCTGGGGTGgacacaaataaaacatcaaagATATTTCGTGATATTGAAAAAGACAAGACGAGCATGGGCTGAATGCACGTACGAGGCGTCCTCTATCCAGTCCTCGTTCTCCAGGATGGCCTCGATGTGCGGGTTGGTTATGACCACGTCATCCAGCTCCAGCTCTGATGGCTCGCTTTGGGTCTCCATGGCTCCAATCAGGTCCACCGTGGGCCTAACAGGACACCAAGACCAGATTATGGCCTCTATTAAGTTAACCACAGCGTCTCCCCTACAATTACCAACAcagaagatggcagtagctgcatttggaACTATCATggagcagctttatctacctctgaaTGCACTTTAAAACGTTGTTGGTGGTGTACCAGTTTAGCACTTcactgctattacaacattggttctgttgttgcAGTGTTGTGCAAATACTTGTTCATAAACAGCCATGCGGTCAAATAGTGCAGTCCACTTTATCATGTACTCCAAATCATTGTAGTGGAAAAACTATTAACTATCCAATTAATGCTACCAAAATGATCTTATATTGCTAATATCACGGCGTATTTGGTCGCCGTCACTAACTTGGAGTCGAAGTGGTGCAGCAGGTGATGCGGGCGGCAGTAGCGGTGTCGACACACTACCACCAGGGCCACGAAGGACGCCAGGAAAATGGTGGCCAGCACCCCGATGGCCACGATCACCACCGTCTCCATGGCGATCGGACGAGGCCTCCCCGCGGCGGGCCGGAGTCCAAGTGGAAATACAGTAACAAAGGCCGAGCTGCTAGACAGTCCGAGGGTGATTAAGTATGGATGCTCATCTGTGGAAGGGATTCATTGGCAGAGTTCAATACTACATCAGTACTACTTCAGTACTACTACAGTACACCAGCATCCCTCATCTTTGACCCATTCACCTTGTCACCATCATGTCACAACACtagttttttcatgtttggaaACGAAAATGCAAGAACATTGTGTTTTCTTTGCGGCGCCAACACTCTGTTGAGGAATGCTGTAATTCTTTAATCTGATTATTTTTGGGTTAAGTGGCCAGTGTCGTACGGGGCTTTCTCCTGCTCTCCCTATTCAGGACTGTaccaaaatgctaaaaaaaaaatgagatgacTTAAACTCGGTAGACTGTAAAAtttgaattacatttaaataaacacagcagacatattatatattatacacctGCAGAATCTAAAGGCATCTATACAtggatttttttctaaaattgcaatattttgcAGCTGAATAAAACTACTGCTCTCTCTATGATACAGTAAATATATCATTGTCTTCCTCATACAGCTTTTAAACAGAtacattggtttttttttggctcaaaTGAAAGCAAATGTGTGATGCAAAGTAGAGGACTCTGTAAAAGGTCATACATTCCACTTTGACCAGCTTTCTGCAACCTCACCCAGCTGTTATTATAATCAAAACAAACGATACTGCATTTCCAATGCAAATGAGAATTTCTTACAAACTGCAGCATATTGGCAAAAAGGTCACAATtgaatgaaacaaacaaaacactcaaATAAACATGACGTGAAAGCAGCACGTTTCAATACAATCGGTAATTACAAACAGAAATATGACTCACCTtaatattttgttgcatttagcAGATTCCTTTTCCTcgcaaaaaaagaaacaaaaaaaatgtcctcctCCCTCTCCAGCAGCGGGATGGGGGTGGAGACGGCGCCGACATCTCCAAACAAAGTGGAACTTGAAGGCGCCTCAAGGTTCAGCCAATGATAAAGCTACAAGGGAACTTGAAACCTCAGCCATCAGACGTGTGCAGACTTTGAACGCCAGAGGGCGCGCCAACACCATTTAACCACCTTCATGATGGGACCAGATCCCTTACAAAACCAATACACAGGATGTCATTTAAGTTTTGAACTCATAGCGTTTCTGTAAAGGATAAACCTTTTCATAGTGACTCATATATAGACGTAATATTGAGATTACATTTTGATTACATACTTCAAAACTGTTGTAGTAATATTGTTGACCGTAATtgccctttgttttggttcCACAGTCTAGCACTTGTTGGCCTGCGATGTGACGCGATGACGTCACACTCCACCTGAAAGTAACCTGGCGAAAGCTAAACTAACCAAGCTAAGCTAACATCACGTCATAATGTAATGTCATATTTGCTATCAACATTTATTCTGTATACTGTGTGATCCAGCTCGAGCGACAGTGTGTTCCTTGTTGATGCCTTAGTTCCGGGttgtatgctcttattttgtatttacttcCGTTTTTTGGGCCGTTCTGTTTACTCGCACGTGCTACTTTCTTTCTCATACTCAGGTACGTGTGGCGTTTCTGCTTGTCGGAGTATTGTAAGTGGCAATGTTACTGTCGCACAGCAGCTATTATGAAAATGTACATCTTACCTACAATTGAGTATCATCTTTCGCATCAACATGTGacacaaaatgtgtgttttttaatacGTTATAGGACGAAGTACTTGGAGGGCCTGCCTCTCAACATGGCGGCGCTGTCGTCACTCCACCAGCAGGTGAGGTCAAACGCTAAATGCTGCTGTCGTCTTTACGTTATGCCTCTGCGCCGACTTATGTGCACTTTTAGTTAGCTGTTATTGTTCTAATCAGTTCCTTTTACAGACGAGTTTAGTTTTTCTTACATGACTTCGACAGGCCACGAGCAGAGTGGTCACGTGACGTTTAGACGTTATGAACGTTAAGTTAAATGGGTTTCATCACAgtctcaatacaatacaatgcagTGCAGTTGTTTACCCCCAGTATCATCACATAAGGTTAATGTATTGTTCTTTTTTGCAGGAGGTGGACCAAGATGGCATCAGATGTGACAGACAGCATCACTATGAAGGTTCATGTGACAGAAAGCATCACTATGAAGGTTCTTCACTCCCTTTTTCTTCTCTCTTAACTGTAATGTATTCTGGTTATAGGCTAGTCACCTAATTAACGACCCGCACCCACTATTAGTTTAGCCACGCTGCCAGCTGAGATAATTCCACTCGCTCTCAGCGTGGAGGCGGCACAGTCTGGGTTAGCGTGCCGCCAACACAGGTGTTAGCGCTGCGCTCTCACGCTTCACCGCCGTAATATGTCAGCTTGCGTAGAACATTCCCATAGTTTGCTATTATTGGTCATCTCGTATCTCTCTTTTGataattcatcatcatcatcaagaggggggggggttaacgAGCAGACTGGCCTTATCAGGGAGCGGGCGACCAGTGGCTTCATCTCCAGATGAGAGAAGCCGTCAAGATGTAAATTAACTATTTTCTGACATGACAGCCAGGAAGCGGCAAATACTGGACATGCATATTTTACCATTTACTCCCCACAGAGCAAAGCTGACCTTTGACACCTGACCCAATGTGGTCAGTAGAGCAGGCTTCCGGAATCCCGTTTTTCAGGACAGGACGGCTAAAATGCATCGAAAAGAAAAAACGGTATGCCCCAAGTTGGGCCCAAGCGCTCCCATTTGTGTGCTGGGAGAACTTGGTGgtggttttgtctttttgtatGAAAAGGAACTACTCAGAACTTTCCATCAAGGACTTTGTTGCCATTTCCGTACAAACCCGCTGCGCTTGTCGCCCACACGCATCAAGCCTCGCTATTATCTTGTCTCTGGAAAATTGCTTCGCAAAGGCTCGCAgcgtttttcttttgttttagaCGTCAGTAAGTGACAATAACACTAGATTACTATATTAGATTAATAAGGATCTGCCAGATCTGCACCCTGGTCCATCAGGGCTTCGACACACGAGCCGGCCTGTGGGCTCGCAAAGGTTGGTTGACTTTGAAGACTTTatttaaaattcaaataaaagaaaagatTCATGTAATTGAAAATGCCGTATCAGCATATTTATATCACTTCCCTTTTCTCACATATGTCCCAAACTTTATTTGAATAAGCTTTACCACTAAGCCTGCCTtatactctctgcagttgatgAAACACCCCTGACCACCAATTGTCTGCGTAGAGAGTCTTTGATGTGTGAGCTCTGCAGCTTCCAAGCAAGGACGGATCCATGTTTTTGCTGCAAACCGGGATTATACAATGGTGCTGGGTGGGGTGCACTCGGATTACCGCTGATGGGGGGGGGAGAGAAAAAAGCGTGTCCTTGAGAAGCAAAGACTCCAGCAGGCTCTCAGCCAAGTATTTCTCCAGTAGCTTCTTTAGTGATGCTTCTTGGCAGGGAAAGACTCAAAGCATCTTTCCTCTTTTGTTGCTCCGGTTGGAGATAACAGGATGTCGTTGTGCACTCATACCGCGGTCTTTGCTCGACAAATGCTCTAACATGTTTGCATCTATCGTTCCATTACAAGTGTGGTCATATTAATGCATGTTTGCACAGTTCCTCTATGCATACACAATGTCTCGTAATGTCGGACGCCTGATGCGGTAGAATATGGAGCTCATGTTATCTGGTGATAGTCATACAAGTTAAAAATAAGTACTCAGCTGTGTGAAAGCAGCTAAGGGATAATATACTTTAgaatagtcagtgtacagcttgtgccGTCAGCACCCAGGAGCTCTTAATAGCCCTGTTGACTCATTTCCATTGGATAGGaaatcattctttcattcattttctaccgcttatccttacgagggttacggtgggtgctggagcctatcccagctgtcttcgggcgagaggctggctATACCCcggacaggtggccagccaatcacacggcacatatagacaaacaaccattcacactcacagttatacctatggacaatttggagtcggcaattaacctagcatgtttttggaatgtgggaggaagccggagtgcatgcaaactccacacagagatgacccgagggtggaattgaaccccggtctgaTAGGAAATCAATACTGTAAATTATTTTGCACGTTCCCTGTATctgttgattttatttcatattgacAAATGACGTACCATTAGGGCCTGAGCACCAGATATAGCGGTGCAAAAGCTCGTTCGAAAACGCTGTTGTTGTGACTTCCCTCCCATTTTTGAGCGCCTTACCGTGCATGAACCAAACTTCACTCGCTTGCACCCCTTTAAAAGATTAGCCGTTGCCACTAGTGTCGCTTATTCGGTGGAAGCGTCAATCATAACACAATGCACAACAGTCTTAAGAACCAATATTCCCAAATAAACACGAAGTCAGCCATTTTGGTCGGTGTTGGCGGGTTGCATTTCAACAACTCAATCTTGGGACCCAATACACGACTGAAGCTATGCGTATTATTTTACTCcaagatttttccaattcaGTAGTATGACATAAACATGGTGCAGCGCCCAAATGAGTCACCccaaatagatttttttgtgtgatgtAATATTAGAATGTCACGATGACCTCCACGGTTTGGTGACTTAGCAAGCTATTCAAGCATCTAGTAGCATATATTGGAATAATGTGGAAAGCTATACCATGATCCAAATACAATGGGGGTGTCTACGtgcaacaggaacaggaagttcagtaaaaataaataaatattcagatGAAATTTGTATGTTTTCCTTTTGTGACGTATCTGTTTCAGGCGCAGTTTCCAAACGACCGATTTTGCACCAGTATCAGATAATACCGTACAACGATAGCCAAGCCTATTCCCAACACGGCCATCATCAGCGCTAATGCTATTGCCTGCACTCTCTTCCTCCCAAcagttgtaatttaattttattgaagcaaaaaaaaggggATTACTCACCTCTCGCTTTTCTTATCTGCACATCGCACGGCTCCTAATCTCTCAGCAAGTTGGTGCCGAAGAGAGCGAGGAGACTTTTTAATCGTTTTAGCCGCTATCGGTGGATCCGCCGCTTTCTCACGCAGCTCACAACGAATCGAGACTTAAACAGACTTTATGGAGGTTCAGGTCATTTTCTCAGCAACTTTGGTAAGGCTGGATCCCTTAGCCAGGTACTCTTCAGATAAACTAAGCATTGGCTGCTCTTTTCTTGTACCTCCTTTAAGGCCTTCCCTACATGCAGCAAGTTTTCCAATAAATACTGTCGGCTTATTTTTAGTCGGTGTGTACCGGCACTGCAAACGACTCACCAGGCTGGCGCTAACACGAGTGCCAATGCAACATGAGAGGTCGGGGCTGGTACAACTCTTTTATCCACGGCTATTCTCGGCAATCTTCAATCAGATTTTGCCTGACGACTACCAAAATCTGACTCTTTTGTTATCCACATTTTTTAGTCATTGTACAGAAGTGCACCGCGTATTACTGTATTAGCGCAATCtgtgcttttaaaaaatgtaggaTGGCTAAACTTTGCCGGATTCCAGGACttgaattaaatttttaatgtaaattattGCACTCATATACAATACGGCTCATCATTGCACCTAACCAAACGCCCTTGTGTCATTCCTCAAAGTCAAATGTCCAAACAAGGAAGATTTGTCGCTTTTAATAAGATTTGTCGTGTTATTACAAAACCCGGAAGTCATTGTCCCCAAGCGCCGTCGCTACTCTGACGTCACCAGTTGACTCTGTAGGTCTTTGCTAGCTAACAGTTACACCACTagtctctgtttttttttttaaattgactaCGCAGtcaaaataacccaccacagggccaaagaaagttgtaatCATAGCACAGCACACAATTCCCCAGATACCCTTAACTTGGATGTAGTTCGGTTTTGGATGtaggtttgtttatttttttgtacgcTATGTCATgcgattagcattagcttttTGTAGCAGCAAGTTACAAGGCTGTTTAGGCAGCAGCCATGGCAACAGCAATCATTGCGGTCTTTCGTTTACTACGTGGCCTTCCTCTTTGTTGACTTCATCGCCGCCGTACACTGTCGATGTCGCATGGCCGATCCCGCCTCCATCAGGGTTTCCCCTTCCCACCAGGACCGCTCGTTGTCCCATCATTACCATCACCGCCGCCATCATCCCAGTCGAATGCGCTGTGTATTGTTGACAGTGAGCCATCAGCCACCCTCTAATCTCCGTAATCACGCCCCGCCTTGATTGTATCGCTCGCTtcgcgaccccccccccccctctccccaaaCAACCGATCTCACACGCCGCCAGCTGTGAAGCCCACTTGAGTGCAGAAAGGCCAAGCCTACGTGACCAAAGCGTGCACTGATCCCGCTCTGTGGTCTATTGATCTGGCCTGCGGTTTGATTGATGCCGTCTTTAAAAATTCATTAGTTTGTGGCGCGAGGGAGCTGCAGGGGCAGCCGCAACTTCGGCAGGGTACATTTGTCTGTTGAGACCGACCGGAACCAGGAAGGCAGTCATGAGTGGGCCACTCGTACTGCAGGAAAACCCCATGCATACGTATGCTGTATAGCATCGCTCTCCGGTTCTTATTGATTGCTGCTGACGTTCCACTTTGGTCCTCATCCGTCATCTCAACATGCGTGAAATACATGCACGTCATTTGGAAGCCGCATGCGGTGCTTCAATTATCTCTACGCGTCCTGGATCATCCATCAGCCCAAAGGAGATTTTGACAGGAACACAATTATGTGTATCTGGTGACCAGCAGCCGCATCGCCTCCACCAGACCTTTGGTCTTCGGTCTGGTCTGTGGATTTGGCTTCCACcaaagatgtttttatttttgttgttgttgttgttgtttgcgtTCGTTCTTTCTGCCCGCCTGGTGACGGGAGTAGGATCCAAATTAGTTCTCACAGATGAAGCCTGACGCTTTGAAGCTGCTGTGTTCCTGTGCGTGCTGGGCCTAATGACGCAGCGTGGGAGGAGCCCAAATTAAATGGAGTGGAATTAAAACTCCCAAAAAGCACATCAATCATAGACCAAGTCACAGGTTCGATCCCGCCGAGTGCCAACACGCCACAGGACTGATTCTATTGCTATTTGCCTGTTTTCTGGATGGAAAAATGTAGCGCATTCCAAGATCGACATTTGGGAACGTGAAGCCAATTTAAAGCAATTTGTGTCACCATTTATTCTCGTGTTCTTATTCGTGCGCACACGCGGGGTTTTTCTCTCACATTTCTTACAATCTGCTCCCCGATAACGGCCAActattttatttgaatgaaaCTAGAGAAATacgtcaggaaaaaaaagatttaaaaattacaaaattccaGTATGAAACCCATTAATGACGGAACTTCGGCAATGTTACATTTCCTGGTTATGTACACACTATTTGGTTACCTGGAATATCGCTTTAGTGAAACTGAGCATTGCTGTTGTCGTGACCAggttgggaataaagttataaaaaaaaaaaccaatgctGTCAATTAGCATCTCGCAGCTCATAACGGTCATCATAAATCATGGAGCTTCAACTGCGGATTCACCTGGATCAAtgtatccgtgtgtgtgtgtgtgtgtgaatcgcAGCATGTGGTCAAACTCCTGACAGAAACCACGATGCCATTAAGTCTCGCTAATTGATTCTTTGCGGCTAATTAGAGCAGAGATGCTAAATTAGCGCGTCAGCACTTAGCGGTGAACGATAACACGGCAGAATCAATCCAAAGCGATGACACACGCTAAATGGACGTTTGTGCCGACTCATCCTCGTCGTAGCTCGTTGCACAAAAGCACGCACACCCCCAGGCCAAAGCGAGCAGATGGCGGGCCCCCGCAGTCTGAGCTGGCGGCTCCCCCGCGGTGGATTGTGGGTCATGTTGATACCGCCGGCAGAGCGCAGGGAAAGCCTCGGCCTGCCAGGAGCCGTGACACGCCGCAGAGCCTGGCGGCGCTTTGAAGCTGGGAAATGAGAATTTTACCTCACCTCTGCTTCCTCGCCCACTcccacagcagagtggggaAGAGTTCAAACACGGCGTTCCACTCGGGGGCCCAGAGACGCCTACACTTTGTTCAGCGAGAGTGGCGCGCAGACGCTAGGATGTCGTATTTTGCTTTGTAggacaattaattaaaatgtgatGAGTGTGCATGCGTTAACGACATCGCGGCGCCGTGGAGCAAAATGGCACCTTTGGCTAGTTTCAGAACATACATGGGAAATGCGccgtgtagaacaggggtctcaaactcaatttacttgggggccactggagctcgggtctgggtgagactgggctgcatcaggttttccaaaaaaaaacgcatttattaaaaacaaaaaaattaaaaaactttgctttttgttccaattttctacaagaaaagctctgataaaacattccactgttctcaaatatcttactttttatttttctacacaaaatgagatgaaaaataaacaaatcaagaataaagaaaatcaatcagtaataaataaataaatataataataataataaaacggcaaataataaaaacttaagaaaccacatatagttggtgggtatacaaattacttttttcagattaaaatgaacaaagcattattagagccctgtagacatgacaaaacaccactatagtcacatttatactctttttatttacaacatattgcgcaactgcagggtcttgagacacatgctaactcgcaaactagagagctagcgacctaaacggtagccttcaagttatttcctttaaacttaaatagccaaaaacttaccacttccacacggatagggaggataactattaacagttatttaactagCAGAGAATCATATTAGCGTGGGATACTGTACATAAACCTTGTCATTGCAAGCTAACATTGTTGAAATATCATATATACACCCAAGGTAAATCAAAACTGGCATATAGTGTATGGTATTGTGCATTTACACATTGACTTCTCATTGgctccctctgctggattcatagctgCAGCACTCTTTTTAcccctgcagatagcgccatcaaaccaCGTTCTATTTCTATTTACTGAATagggatttttaacattagcgCTCTgttgacataacaaccctatagtcacctttacatttgtattacccaggGATGCTAACGACAGATTTTCCTAAACGTGATTGACACATGCCTTTCAAAGCCCATCCATCATCTgggttgttgtttattttgtacaGTAGTACACCTACCTTGTGTAATGTTTGTGTGTCCAATCAAATCACCTCATTTTAGTTTCACTTCCTTCTCTTCTGCATCCACAGTAGGTTGGTAAATGAGATGCTTGACTTCCTGTTGCGGTTGTGCCTTTTGAAGCGAGCGTGTCAATGTGTTTTGCGAGAAGATAGATGGCGGCCGGCGAGCCGGTTGAACGTTCCCGACGCTCCAACTGTAGCGTAACTAAAGAGTCGAGGGCAGACGCAACTGGAGTACGTCCTCCATTGTTGTTCCTCGTCTTTGCCAAATTCATTGGCGCCTTCCACAGTATCGGCACGGTGCTACTTCTGcagtgtgatgtaaacaatcAAACCGCGTGAAGGCACGCggtgaataaataaacaatgtttATGTAACGTGTTGGAGAATCATGGCACGCTACATGGACTAGCGCAGAATCTCACACCTTCTGTCTCCGTctcgcacccgcctcgccgctcCACAGGGGAATGCCGTACTAATATCATGTGTGAAGATGCCGATGGGAGTTTTGGATCTTGTGGTATTTGTTGACGTCCCCCCGTGGAAGCCGTACGACAGTGCTGGAAATGACCACAATTATTATCCTGCctctggacttttttttatttattatgatatgACGCCGAAGCTGTTAAATGGCGCATCTAATGGAGCTCTACTGTGGACTTTTATTAAGATTGTTAGTCGGAACTTATAGCTGTGCTACTTATGACCTAAGCTACTTACACTGTATGAACAATACCTGACGGACATATCAAATACAGTGATAAAAGAGATGAAATGCAAGAATTaagcaataattaaaaaaaaaaaaaaacttagtgGGAGGAGGAAGTTTCTGGGACGAGCCCACTGCACCACAAATGATCTCTGTCCATTCCACAGGAGCAGATCCACTCACagataccatctttatccttgACGATGGTCGCAGCCTGGAGCAGGCGGGCAGCCATGTTGGTCAGCCTTTGGGGGAAAAGGTAAACAACAAAAGTGACAGTTCTtgtaattatcattatttgcacaatatgtgtatatatattactatataatatttatattttactcaCATAATTTCTTCTGcaagccatttaaaaaaataattcctaAATATTCCAACTGTATGCTCTTAAAATTACTTATGAAATATCTTCccttaatttattataatacgttatttttgtaaaatcattatttttttctcgttaaaacttttttttcctcagcgtttagactttattctttcaaAATGcacccgggccgcactttggacacccctgaagtaAGTGAATTTAGGCCGGAGTGTTCCAGCATCATATAAAGATATTTTTGGTTCCACTTCTGGTATCCACTGGTTTTTCTCCTGGAGGTTCTAATTTCTAATAACTGAGCGAATCATCTCAGCTTTCTTTTATTAAGATTTTCTAAAGCCTTTTACGAGTGGCAAATAGCCGTGTCAtaacatcataaaaataaatgagttcAGTTACTTGATAAGATGAATGTCAGATATATTTCcaca comes from Doryrhamphus excisus isolate RoL2022-K1 chromosome 15, RoL_Dexc_1.0, whole genome shotgun sequence and encodes:
- the tmem98 gene encoding transmembrane protein 98 codes for the protein METVVIVAIGVLATIFLASFVALVVVCRHRYCRPHHLLHHFDSKPTVDLIGAMETQSEPSELELDDVVITNPHIEAILENEDWIEDASGLVSHCISILKICHTLTEKLVAMTMGSGAKVKAPASLSDIITVAKRISPRVDDVVRSMYPPLDPILLDARATALLLSVSHLVLVTRNACHMSGSLDWIDQSLNAAEDHMVVLREAALASEPDRSFAGSEVQREQAI